Within Amycolatopsis sp. FDAARGOS 1241, the genomic segment GCAGGTGAAGTTCCGCATCGGCGGGCGCGAGAACAAGGAGGACATCAAGTCCCACCGCGAACGCGCACTGTCCTTTGTGGCCGGTCGGACCGTCGAAGAGCTCACGAGCATCAGCGAGGAGATCTACGACGAGCTCATGGCCGACAAGATCTGGTCCGGCACGCGGGCGCTGGCGCAGATGCACCTCGACGCCGGCCAGCGCGTGTGGCTCGTCACCGCCACCCCCATCGAGCTGGCGGGGATCATCTCCCGCCGGCTGGGTTTGACGGGCGCGCTGGGCACTGTCGCGGAGACGGAGGACGGCGTTTACACGGGCCGCCTCGTCGGCGACCTGCTGCACGGCCGCGCGAAGGCCCACGCGGTGCGCGCGCTGGCCTCGCGCGAAGGGCTGAACCTCAAGCGCTGCACGGCTTACTCGGACTCGCAGAACGACGTGCCCATGCTGTCGGCCGTGGGCACCGCCGTGGCCGTCAACCCGGACAGCGGCCTGCGCGACGTGGCCCGCGCCCGCGGCTGGGAGATCCGCGACTTCCGCACGGGCCGCAAGGCCGCGAAGATCGGTGTGCCGTCCGTCCTCGGCGCGGGCGCTGTGGCCGGCGCCGTCGCGGCCGGGATGGCCTACCGGCGGCGTTAACCCCGGAACACGTTCTTGCGCCGCGCCAACCGGCGGTACAGCGTGTGCTGGATCGACTCCCGGACCTGATCGGTCACCGTGAAGACCAGCATCGGGTCGTCGACGGCGTCCGGGGTGTACTCGTCGGTGCGGACGGGCTCGCCGAACTCGATGGTCCACTTCGTGGGGAGCGGAACGGCGCCCAGCGGGCCCAGGAGCGGGAAGAACGGCGTGACGGGGAAGTACGGCAGGCCCAGCACGCGCGCGAGCAGCGGGATGTCGCCGATCTTCGGGTAGGTCTCTTCGGCGCCGACCACGGAGACGGGGATGATCGGCACGCCCGCGCGCATCGCGGTGGACACGAACCCACCGCGGCCGAAGCGTTGCAGCTTGTAGCGC encodes:
- a CDS encoding HAD family phosphatase — encoded protein: MEAVCVSAWRGKDKSQELERLATLAGEASAEAAATTANEPAVPPAPPDLTAAAFFDVDNTMMMGASIFYFARGLAARKFFTSADLAGFVWQQVKFRIGGRENKEDIKSHRERALSFVAGRTVEELTSISEEIYDELMADKIWSGTRALAQMHLDAGQRVWLVTATPIELAGIISRRLGLTGALGTVAETEDGVYTGRLVGDLLHGRAKAHAVRALASREGLNLKRCTAYSDSQNDVPMLSAVGTAVAVNPDSGLRDVARARGWEIRDFRTGRKAAKIGVPSVLGAGAVAGAVAAGMAYRRR